Proteins from a single region of Oreochromis niloticus isolate F11D_XX linkage group LG7, O_niloticus_UMD_NMBU, whole genome shotgun sequence:
- the arid6 gene encoding AT-rich interaction domain 6 — translation METQVQVNMAHNEFKERPKELVEEITEEQFLKDLYLFMKKRDTPIERIPHLGFKQIDLFVMFKTVNDLGGYHQVTAQQLWKQVYNTLGGNPRSTSAATCTRRHYEKLLLPYECHVKGISIRSMLPHHQPKPFHFVAGYSKEEDDGDQRPAKRRLVSVPVYQNLHNLQTDRHGNLFPLSLHYPPYYHSSHNVLPPYVPVPPSILATQHPPAPKPQFPYSQPCLNSTERVKEPLEHLRYLAERYKTTSGLAEPLNLSVKASPQDISNNPVSSFAPPSASKNPKFLNKPSTLYAHHHTGTLTNEGSETQDGESSDGVAPSPYTMKAQDEQVVDVSVTAPSSSPVYDSALPLGTKAAAVAPKPCSPNTDLAVMPKEETKVIPQVMGLNLSQILPSLPQEKDGKMEIEIPLSVFHKLLKMCESSTMMHESKAPQPTQEGHPTERNWPNTNTFPTNLSFHTNPQRHSSAEDLTFRNVPNLSRNNKSQNQFMSYKFLASGGILKNAVSQDVLSTDQQDINKSYNSKSPSFWEAHKRETQSSPIEVESDSSPPRTQQDFAYKFYSDVQGGKQQTKTESSAMLTVNSSSAPLFQLTTEEVMKLKKIISSSL, via the exons ATGGAAACACAG GTACAAGTGAACATGGCACACAATGAATTCAAAGAGCGACCCAAAGAACTGGTGGAGGAGATCACAGAGGAACAATTTCTCAAAGATCTCTACCTTTTTATGAAGAAGAGAGATACACCAATAGAAAGGATCCCACATCTGGGCTTCAAACAaa TTGATTTATTTGTGATGTTCAAAACTGTCAATGACTTGGGCGGCTACCACCAG GTGACTGCTCAGCAATTGTGGAAACAAGTTTACAATACACTTGGTGGAAACCCTCGAAGTACAAGTGCAGCCACCTGCACCCGCAGACACTATGAGAA gCTGCTGCTGCCCTATGAATGCCACGTGAAAGGCATATCCATCAGGTCCATGCTGCCTCATCATCAGCCAAAGCCATTCCACTTTGTTGCCGGCTACAGTAAAGAAGAAGACGACGGTGACCAGAGACCAGCGAAACGCAGGCTGGTATCCGTACCAGTCTATCAG AACCTTCATAACCTCCAGACAGACCGACATGGAAATCTCTTCCCTCTGTCTCTCCACTACCCTCCCTACTATCACTCAAGCCACAATGTTCTGCCCCCGTATGTCCCTGTGCCCCCCTCAATATTGGCCACACAACACCCCCCTGCTCCCAAGCCCCAATTTCCTTACAGTCAGCCTTGTCTAAACTCAACAGAGAGGGTGAAGGAACCATTAGAGCACTTGCGTTACCTGGCAGAGCGGTACAAGACCACATCCGGGCTGGCTGAGCCCCTGAACCTCAGCGTTAAAGCATCACCCCAGGACATCAGCAACAACCCTGTTTCATCATTTGCTCCACCTTCAGCCAGCAAGAACCCAAAGTTTTTGAACAAACCATCCACACTATACGCCCATCATCATACCGGGACCCTGACAAATGAAGGCTCTGAGACACAAGATGGCGAGTCAAGTGATGGAGTTGCACCCTCTCCTTATACCATGAAAGCACAGGATGAACAAGTCGTTGATGTCAGTGTTACAGCACCCTCAAGCAGTCCCGTATATGACTCTGCTCTGCCACTGGGAACAAAGGCTGCTGCAGTGGCACCAAAACCCTGCTCTCCAAACACAGACCTTGCAGTCATGCCAAAAGAAGAGACAAAAGTGATTCCACAAGTGATGGGGCTCAATCTTAGTCAAATACTGCCCAGTCTCCCTCAAGAGAAGGATGGAAAAATGGAAATTGAGATACCCCTGTCAGTGTTTCATAAATTGCTCAAGATGTGCGAGTCCTCAACAATGATGCATGAAAGTAAGGCTCCTCAGCCTACTCAGGAAGGACACCCTACAGAAAGGAATTGGCCCAACACAAACACTTTCCCTACCAACCTGTCATTTCACACGAATCCCCAACGCCACAGTTCTGCTGAAGATCTAACCTTCAGAAATGTGCCAAACCTCAGTCGCAACAATAAAAGCCAAAACCAATTCATGAGCTACAAGTTTTTGGCTTCAGGTGGCATTTTGAAAAATGCAGTCAGCCAGGATGTCTTGTCAACTGATCAGCAGGATATTAATAAGTCATACAACTCCAAGTCACCCAGTTTCTGGGAAGCCCATAAGAGAGAGACCCAGTCATCCCCCATTGAAGTGGAAAGTGACTCTAGTCCCCCCAGGACTCAGCAAGACTTTGCTTATAAATTCTACTCAGACGTCCAGGGAGGGAAGCAGCAGACGAAGACGGAGTCTTCAGCTATGCTCACGGTCAATTCCAgctctgctcctctctttcAGCTCACCACTGAAGAAGtcatgaagctgaaaaaaatcaTCTCAAGCTCATTGTGA